ATCATTTCACCTACCACAACCGGTGAGGCAACGATACGATAATTGCGTCGTTTTTCCGGATTCAAACCAGCTGCTCGCCAAAGCTCTTTCCCTGTATTTGGATCGTGGCCGGTGACATAATCTCCACCTGTGATCACAATTTCTGTTTTACCATCATATTCCAACACTGTTGGGGTAGTGTACGCATCGGGAGATTCTGTCACTGCATCAGTAGGCCGTTCCTGACGCCAGAGCTCTTTGCCGTCTTTCGCATTGAACGCGACGATGTACGAGGGATCGTCAGTTTTCATACCGTGCAGTACTTCGATGATGAGCTTGCCATCATATAGTAATGGGGAAGAGGCATAGCCCCAATTCAAACCAAAATCGCCGTACTCTTTTTGCAGGTTCTTTTGCCAGATCTGTTTGCCATCCAAATCAAATGATGTGATCTGACCTGTTCCGGTAACAACCCATAGATGTTTACCATCAGTCACCGGCGAAGGCGATGTGTTATTCTGTTTGTTATAAGTTTTGTTGCCGACATCAAGTTGGCGCTGCCACAATTGTTTTCCATCTGATTTAGAAAAACAAAGTAAGAGTAACTCCTGGCCGCCAGGATTTCGTCTTGGTCGACGGCGTCTTCTACGATTTTGATTTTGCTGTGGTTGCTCTTGAACTGGTTCCGCTTGAACTTCGGTCATAGATGGCGATGTAAGGAAAATTTTATCACCCCAAATAATAGGCGTGCCACCACTCCAGGAAGGAAGCGGAACTTTCCATACGATATTTTCGGTTTCACTCCATGTTGTCGGTAAATTTGTAGCGTTACTGGTACCATTTCGGTTCGGACCTCGCCAATTGGGCCAGTTTTCCTGGGCAATCGAAAAGCCAATCCAAATAAACAGTAGTGGGAAAAGCAGGAT
This sequence is a window from candidate division KSB1 bacterium. Protein-coding genes within it:
- a CDS encoding PQQ-like beta-propeller repeat protein encodes the protein MKRKIILLFPLLFIWIGFSIAQENWPNWRGPNRNGTSNATNLPTTWSETENIVWKVPLPSWSGGTPIIWGDKIFLTSPSMTEVQAEPVQEQPQQNQNRRRRRRPRRNPGGQELLLLCFSKSDGKQLWQRQLDVGNKTYNKQNNTSPSPVTDGKHLWVVTGTGQITSFDLDGKQIWQKNLQKEYGDFGLNWGYASSPLLYDGKLIIEVLHGMKTDDPSYIVAFNAKDGKELWRQERPTDAVTESPDAYTTPTVLEYDGKTEIVITGGDYVTGHDPNTGKELWRAAGLNPEKRRNYRIVASPVVVGEMIYAPTRKKPLLALRAGGRGDVTTSNLVWKWDGGAAPDVPTPVCDGTYFYMVDDAGKITALDAKTGEVVWGPERTAQGTVSSSPILVDRKIYFINERGATSVVATGPEFKQLATNQLDDSYTLSSIVVSGNQLFIRTSSHLYCIGNGTD